GCGTCAGAAAATGCCCCTACTGCGCCTTCTACAGCGTGGTTTCGAAAGCCTCTGAAATAGACAAATTTATGAACTGCCTCGACGAGGAGTTAAAGTTGTGGGCCGCTCTTGCAGGAGGGAAAATCAAGGTCCAAACGCTTTACATTGGCGGTGGCACGCCAACTTTATTAAACCACTGGCAATGGGAAAGGCTTATCTCGTCGCTTGAACGTTACGTTGACTTTTTGCCCTTCCTAGAGGCGAGCGTCGAAGCAAATCCCGGTTCGTTAACCGCCGATCACATTAAACTTTGGCGCTCCTGGAGGATAACCCGTGTAAGCCTTGGAGTCCAAAGCCTTGACGATGGAGAGCTTCAGTTGCTCAAGCGCCCCCATAGTGCTCACGATGCCGCAGATGCCATAGCCGCGCTGGTTGCCAGCGGCCTCGATGTCAGCGTCGATCTGATCTTCGGCCTGCCTGGACAGACCATACAAAGTTGGCACAGGACCCTCAAAGATTGTCTCAATTTCGGAATACGTCATCTCTCGATCTACGAACTCACCCTCGAGGAAGGCACTCCATGGGGCGAATGTCCGCCCTCAGGTTTGACCGAGGGATACCCGCTGTATAGGTTCGCCCAATGGTACTTGCCCAAGAAAGGATTTATTCAGTACGAAATAGCCAGCTTTTCCTTGCCACGCCATTGGTGTCGCCATAACATCGCTTACTGGCAAGGTGAAAACTTCTTAGGAGTAGGCCCCGGCGCCTGGGGCTACCTGGACGGATTCAGATACGGAAACACGAGGGAAATAAACGATTATTTCGATCAAATTACCAGCGAAAATCTTCCCGTGGAATATCAGGAAATATTACCACAAGACAAGCAGGCAACAGAAGCTGCCATACTGGCCCTTCGCACTCGATGGGGAGTAACTGCTACGACTTTTAAGAGAAAGTACGGATGGAAGGCCTACAGGAAATTTCTCGACACCTGGGAAAAACTTCCTTCGGATTGCAGGGCAGCTTGTCGCGGAAGGCATGCCTTCACTCCCAAGGGATTTCGCATCGCAAACGCTTTATGGGAAAACTTCCTGTAGGAAGAAACCTCCCACAGGAAGTTAAAACTTTTAGAGTAACTTCGAACTTCAGCGGGACCTGTATTCTATTATGGCGGAGGCCCGATCGCTCAAACTTGCTCCGAGCGCCTCTTCCAGTTCGACCGCCGAAGTGGCACGGAAGGACCTTATACCGTAAGCTGAAGCCAAAAGGCTAAAATTCGGAAGGTTTTGGTTCACTGCATAGGGTTTTCGGAAATGACGTTTCTTTTCGATGTTCTTTAGTATGCCAAAACCATTGTTGTGCCATATGACTATAACTAATGGCAGGTTTTCTTCTACGGTTAGGGCAAGCTCTTCCATGGTAAATTGAAATCCGCCATCGCCGGAAAGGACGATTATTGGAGCCTGAGAGCATGCGGCTTTGGCACCTAAAGCTGCGGGCAAGGCCCATCCAAGAGTACCAAAACCCACAGGATGAAGGAACGTCCTTGGCCCGTACGAAGGGAATTCGCTAATGGAGACGTAGGCGGGAATGGTCATGTCGGCAAAGATCATCCCTTCGTCGGGGAGGGCTTTTCTTATGCTGTTAACGGCTTGCACGGCATCGTAGGTCTCCTCACCCAATTCGCCTGAGCTTAAAAGTTCATCCCTCGCTGCTGCCTTTATGGACTTTACCTTGGAAGAAACTTCTTCGACAACCCTGGCGTCTCTGGCCGAAACGCGATCCGCCAAAATGGTTATCGCAGCTTTGCAATCGGCCATTACGGGTATATCGGGAAGAGGTTGTCGGGCGAAATTTCCGGGATCCAGGTCTATCCGGATAACTTCACCCTTCGGCTTGAGCGGATAT
The window above is part of the Acetomicrobium thermoterrenum DSM 13490 genome. Proteins encoded here:
- the hemW gene encoding radical SAM family heme chaperone HemW produces the protein MRKNRSDRVNLLNESFVLALSSPLSLYVHIPFCVRKCPYCAFYSVVSKASEIDKFMNCLDEELKLWAALAGGKIKVQTLYIGGGTPTLLNHWQWERLISSLERYVDFLPFLEASVEANPGSLTADHIKLWRSWRITRVSLGVQSLDDGELQLLKRPHSAHDAADAIAALVASGLDVSVDLIFGLPGQTIQSWHRTLKDCLNFGIRHLSIYELTLEEGTPWGECPPSGLTEGYPLYRFAQWYLPKKGFIQYEIASFSLPRHWCRHNIAYWQGENFLGVGPGAWGYLDGFRYGNTREINDYFDQITSENLPVEYQEILPQDKQATEAAILALRTRWGVTATTFKRKYGWKAYRKFLDTWEKLPSDCRAACRGRHAFTPKGFRIANALWENFL